The following are encoded in a window of Thermoanaerobacter ethanolicus JW 200 genomic DNA:
- a CDS encoding electron transfer flavoprotein subunit alpha/FixB family protein: MKEVWTLAEFRHGKLNPISFELLNRGKSLAQKLNTSLASVVIGYNIKKEDIDELIARGAYKVYVVDDIRLENFIVETYAKVILKLLDEYNPDIFIAAATTTGRTLMPYIAVKKQTGLTADCTVLDIEEETGNLLQTRPAIGGNILATIKTPNTRPQMATVRPHSTKPALPDRNRVGEVIYKQFSDDVFSSKTKYIRFIKNESQQVNIQDAKIIVAGGRGLGKAENFKLIDELAELLGGAVGASRDVVDRGWETYPHQIGLSGKTVSPALYIAVGISGAVQHIAGMQTSENIIAINKDPDAQIFKITNLGIVGDLNEILPLLIERIKEYKKKEANLNV, translated from the coding sequence GTGAAAGAAGTATGGACTTTAGCAGAATTTCGACATGGCAAATTAAATCCCATATCATTTGAATTATTAAACAGAGGTAAAAGTCTTGCTCAAAAATTAAATACATCTCTTGCTTCTGTCGTGATAGGCTATAACATAAAAAAAGAGGATATTGATGAGCTTATCGCAAGAGGGGCATATAAAGTATATGTAGTAGATGATATAAGGTTAGAAAATTTTATTGTGGAAACTTATGCAAAAGTGATTTTAAAGCTATTAGATGAATATAATCCAGATATATTTATAGCTGCTGCTACAACAACTGGTAGAACTTTAATGCCATATATTGCGGTGAAAAAACAAACAGGCCTTACTGCTGATTGTACAGTTCTTGATATTGAAGAAGAAACAGGAAATCTCCTGCAAACAAGACCTGCTATCGGGGGAAACATACTTGCAACTATAAAAACTCCTAACACTAGGCCACAAATGGCTACAGTAAGACCTCATTCTACAAAGCCAGCATTACCTGATAGAAATAGAGTTGGAGAAGTAATTTATAAACAATTTAGTGATGATGTATTTAGTTCAAAGACAAAATACATAAGATTTATTAAAAATGAATCACAACAGGTAAATATACAAGATGCGAAAATAATAGTAGCAGGGGGAAGGGGCTTAGGGAAAGCAGAGAATTTCAAATTAATAGATGAATTAGCAGAACTTTTAGGGGGTGCAGTAGGGGCTTCCCGTGATGTTGTTGATAGGGGGTGGGAGACGTATCCTCATCAAATAGGTTTAAGTGGAAAAACTGTATCGCCTGCACTATATATAGCAGTTGGCATCTCTGGGGCAGTTCAACATATAGCAGGTATGCAAACATCAGAAAACATAATAGCAATAAATAAAGATCCAGATGCGCAAATATTTAAAATTACAAATCTTGGAATAGTAGGAGACCTAAATGAGATATTACCCCTTCTTATAGAAAGAATCAAAGAGTATAAGAAGAAGGAGGCAAATTTGAATGTATAA